One genomic segment of Pseudomonas chlororaphis subsp. aurantiaca includes these proteins:
- a CDS encoding ShlB/FhaC/HecB family hemolysin secretion/activation protein, which yields MPHTSSSHPSCHTSLHRWLLLSLLAGSLPVAAADMPQPGQEALRLQQQQQRDLQQLQLEQRQRQLQRGSFGPPAVTPAETAQGGQDEQCWALSGTRIAGVTLFKKDQLNRQLEPYIAPCMGVNGINRLLAQITRIYVEAGYIASRPYLSSAPAAGHSLDIVVDEGYVEAVELADQSLPVSLAGAFPGMLGEPLNLRDLEQGLDQLNRLRSLDLTADIAPGSQPGASRIILRSRSSGASRWALGLGVDNLGSASTGRDRNAVNLSLDSPLQLNDALNLNFSDTLNHGPRYSRSASVFYSIPYGYWTYSLFASHAEYRAPFKLSSVTFYNSGRTDLLSLRADRVLWRDQGHQLSANLQLAHKDVDSYLEKVRLGIQSPTLTVAEAGLNLFWLDSAVWNLDVNYAQGLTWFGADRDSQQVQKNLPQAQFRKYRASLSQWRNGHFGSQPWQWQSQLSLQYSPDPLPAIEQLLGTDDSAVRGYRENSASGAIGGIWRNTLRLPLQNDAPVKLTPRLAFDHGRIKAQEGASSERLSSASIGLNLSWKNVQVDVDYQHSLETPQRFHHESPAWLTRLSVQI from the coding sequence GTGCCCCATACGTCCTCAAGTCACCCAAGTTGCCATACCAGCCTGCACCGCTGGTTGCTGCTCTCGCTGCTGGCCGGGTCCCTGCCGGTGGCCGCCGCCGATATGCCACAACCGGGTCAGGAAGCCCTGCGCCTGCAGCAACAGCAACAGCGCGACCTGCAACAACTGCAACTGGAACAGCGCCAGCGCCAGTTGCAGCGCGGCAGCTTCGGGCCCCCCGCGGTCACTCCCGCCGAAACCGCCCAGGGTGGCCAGGATGAACAGTGCTGGGCCCTGAGCGGCACACGGATCGCCGGCGTCACGCTGTTCAAGAAAGACCAGTTGAACCGCCAGCTCGAACCCTATATCGCGCCCTGCATGGGGGTGAACGGAATCAATCGCCTGCTGGCGCAGATCACCCGGATCTATGTCGAGGCCGGCTACATCGCCAGCCGTCCCTACCTGAGCAGCGCTCCCGCCGCCGGCCACTCGCTGGATATCGTGGTCGACGAAGGTTATGTCGAGGCCGTCGAACTGGCCGACCAGAGCCTGCCGGTTTCCCTGGCCGGGGCCTTTCCCGGCATGCTCGGCGAACCGCTGAACCTGCGCGACCTGGAACAGGGCCTGGACCAGCTCAATCGCCTGCGCTCTCTGGACCTGACCGCCGATATCGCTCCCGGCAGCCAGCCCGGCGCCTCGCGGATCATCCTGCGCTCGCGCAGCAGCGGCGCCTCGCGCTGGGCCCTCGGGCTGGGTGTGGATAACCTCGGCAGCGCCAGTACCGGACGCGACCGCAACGCCGTCAACCTGAGCCTCGACAGCCCGCTGCAACTCAACGACGCGCTCAACCTGAACTTCAGCGACACCCTCAATCACGGTCCGCGCTACAGCCGCAGCGCCAGCGTTTTCTATTCGATCCCCTACGGCTACTGGACCTACAGCCTGTTCGCCAGCCATGCCGAGTACCGGGCGCCGTTCAAGCTCAGCAGCGTGACCTTCTACAACAGCGGGCGCACTGACCTGCTCAGCCTGCGCGCCGATCGCGTGCTGTGGCGCGACCAGGGGCACCAGCTGAGCGCCAACCTGCAACTGGCCCACAAGGATGTCGACAGCTACCTGGAGAAAGTCCGCCTGGGCATCCAGAGCCCGACCCTGACCGTGGCCGAAGCCGGGCTCAACCTGTTCTGGCTCGACAGCGCGGTGTGGAACCTCGATGTCAATTACGCCCAGGGCCTGACCTGGTTCGGCGCCGACCGCGACTCGCAACAGGTGCAGAAAAACCTGCCGCAGGCGCAGTTCCGCAAGTACCGCGCCAGCCTCAGCCAATGGCGCAATGGCCACTTCGGCAGCCAGCCCTGGCAGTGGCAGAGCCAGCTGTCGCTGCAGTACAGCCCCGACCCGCTGCCGGCCATCGAACAACTGCTGGGTACCGACGACTCCGCCGTGCGCGGCTATCGCGAGAACAGCGCCTCGGGCGCCATCGGCGGGATCTGGCGCAACACCCTGCGCCTGCCGTTGCAGAACGATGCGCCCGTCAAGCTGACCCCGCGCCTGGCCTTCGACCACGGCCGGATCAAGGCGCAAGAAGGCGCCAGCAGCGAGCGCCTGAGCAGCGCCAGCATCGGCCTGAACCTGAGCTGGAAGAACGTGCAAGTCGATGTCGACTACCAGCACAGCCTGGAAACACCCCAGCGTTTTCACCATGAATCGCCCGCCTGGCTGACCCGCCTGAGCGTGCAGATCTGA
- a CDS encoding deoxyguanosinetriphosphate triphosphohydrolase yields the protein MDWHTLLTRERLGKPLHSSEELGRSPFHKDHDRIIFSGAFRRLGRKTQVHPVSSNDHIHTRLTHSLEVSCVGRSLGMRVGETIRDALPEWCEPSDLGMVVQSACLAHDIGNPPFGHSGEDAIRHWFQQAAGRGWLDAMSENERNDFLNFEGNAQGFRVLTQLEYHQFDGGTRLTYATLGTYLKYPWTARHADSLGYKKHKFGCYQSELPLLEQIANKLGLPQLEEQRWARHPLVYLMEAADDICYALIDLEDGLEMELLDYAEVESLLLGLVGDDLPETYRQLGPRDSRRRKLAILRGKAIEHLTNAAARAFVEQQDALLSGTLPGDLVEHMHGPAKRCVLNAKDIARKKIFQDKRKTLHEIGAYTTLEILLNSFCGAALEQHGGRTPSFKNRRILDLLGNNAPDPNGSLHASFLRMIDFIAGMTDSYASEMAREMTGRSSPQ from the coding sequence TTGGATTGGCATACCCTGCTTACCCGCGAACGCCTCGGAAAACCGCTGCACAGCTCCGAAGAGCTGGGTCGCAGCCCCTTCCACAAGGACCACGACCGCATCATCTTCTCCGGTGCCTTCCGCCGCCTGGGCCGCAAGACCCAGGTGCACCCGGTGTCCAGCAACGACCACATCCACACGCGCCTGACCCACTCCCTGGAAGTCAGCTGTGTCGGTCGCTCCCTGGGCATGCGGGTCGGCGAGACCATTCGCGACGCCCTGCCCGAGTGGTGCGAACCAAGCGACCTGGGGATGGTGGTGCAATCGGCCTGCCTGGCCCACGACATCGGCAACCCGCCGTTCGGCCACTCCGGCGAAGATGCGATCCGCCACTGGTTCCAGCAGGCCGCCGGGCGCGGCTGGCTGGACGCCATGAGCGAAAACGAGCGCAACGACTTCCTCAATTTCGAAGGCAATGCCCAGGGCTTCCGGGTGCTGACCCAGCTGGAATACCACCAGTTCGACGGCGGCACGCGGCTGACCTACGCCACCCTCGGCACCTACCTGAAGTACCCCTGGACCGCGCGTCATGCCGACTCCCTGGGCTACAAGAAGCACAAGTTCGGTTGCTACCAGAGCGAATTGCCATTGCTCGAACAGATCGCCAACAAGCTCGGCCTGCCGCAACTCGAGGAACAACGCTGGGCCCGCCATCCGCTGGTGTACCTGATGGAGGCCGCCGATGACATCTGCTACGCCCTGATCGACCTCGAGGACGGGCTGGAGATGGAACTGCTCGACTATGCCGAAGTCGAGTCGCTGCTGCTCGGGCTGGTGGGCGATGACCTGCCGGAAACCTATCGCCAGCTCGGTCCGCGGGACTCGCGCCGGCGCAAGCTGGCGATCCTGCGTGGCAAGGCCATCGAACACCTGACCAACGCCGCCGCCCGGGCCTTCGTCGAACAGCAGGACGCCCTGCTCAGCGGCACCCTGCCGGGCGATCTGGTGGAGCACATGCACGGCCCGGCCAAGCGTTGCGTGCTCAATGCCAAGGACATCGCGCGCAAGAAGATCTTCCAGGACAAGCGCAAGACCCTGCACGAGATCGGTGCCTACACCACCCTGGAAATCCTCCTCAACTCGTTCTGCGGCGCCGCGCTGGAACAGCACGGCGGACGCACGCCGTCGTTCAAGAACCGGCGGATCCTCGACCTGCTGGGCAACAACGCGCCGGATCCGAACGGTTCGCTGCACGCCTCCTTCCTACGCATGATCGACTTCATCGCCGGCATGACCGACAGCTACGCCAGCGAAATGGCCCGGGAAATGACCGGGCGTTCCAGCCCGCAATGA